A stretch of DNA from Campylobacter concisus:
ATAAAAAGTTGAATACTTTTAAATTGATTGATAAATTTTCTTTACAATCATCATTATTCAATTTAAAACAAAATTTCCAATAAGCTTTTAAAACACTTTGCACCATAGAAATGTGCATCTTTTCAAAATATTTTCTCTTTAAAAATGGCTCTAACTCATCTGGAGCAAATTTGTATATATCCTTGTTGTTTTTCATATCTTCACTCAACATCTCGATAATATTATTGATAAATATAGGAGGTTTTATAAATATATTCAAGAAAATATTTCTTATGAGACTTATTGTTGTATCTTTATCAGGCTCATACAAAAAGTAATTATCATTTAATGCTGGATGCGATGATAAATTTCTCAAATTTTTCAAATGTCTCAAAGTTTCTTCTGTAGATTTATCAATTAATTTTGTCTCCTTGGTAATCTTCTCCAATAAAGTATTCTCCCACTCAGAAATTGTCTTGCCATTATTTTTGCTATTCTCAATAGTTTCCAATATTCCTTTTGCTTTTTTATCATTATATATATCATATAACTCTTGAAGTTTATAAATTAAATCACATATCACTACTGAATATAACATAACTATAGATGAGCGATAATTTCCATTTGAATAGGTGTTTAAAACTTCACCAAAATATTTACCTGTTCTTGAATCATAAATTTGTTCACTTTCTGAAAAATAAAACAAAATAAGCTCCCTTAAATCTATTTATATAACAAAGATATTTTGATATGTCCCATCTTGTATTATTTTACCTTCTCACTCCCACTCTATCGTTGCGGGCGGTTTGCTCGAGATGTCGTAAACTACGCGGTTTATGCCATTTACCTCGTTTATGATGCGGCGGCTTACGTTTTCAAGTAGATCATAAGGCAGCCTTGAAAAGCTTGCGGTCATACCATCACTCGCATCTACTACGCGCACGCAAACAGCGTTTTCATAGGTGCGATTATCGCCCATTACGCCGACTGAATTTACGTTTAAAAGTACGCAGAATGCCTGCCAAGTTTTGTTGTACCAGCCAGTGCTCTTTAGCTCATCTCGCAAGATCACGTCAGCTTTGCGAAGTAGTTCTAGACTTGGTTTATTCACCTCGCCCATTATGCGGATAGCAAGGCCCGGCCCTGGGAAAGGATGGCGAAAAACTAGATCGCGACTTAGTCCAAGCTCAAGGCCTAGTTTTCTAACCTCATCTTTAAAAATTTCTCTTAGTGGCTCTATTAGCTCAAATGTCATCCAATCAGGCAAACCGCCAACATTATGGTGGCTCTTTATTGTCTTGCTTGAGCCAACGACTGAGCTTTCGATGATGTCAGTATAAAGAGTGCCTTGAGCTAGAAATTTCACATCGCCATGCTTTTTAGCCTCTTTTTCAAAAATTTCTATAAAGGTCTCACCTATGATCTTACGTTTTTTCTCAGGATCAATCACACCAGCTAAGCGGCTAAGAAAGGTCTCGCTCGCGTCTATGCTAACTAGCTCAACGCCAAGCTTTGTTCTAAATGTAGCTTCAACTTGCTCTCTTTCGTTTGTTCTAAGAAGTCCGTTATCAACAAAAACAAGGATCAAATTTTCAGGCACAGCAGCCGCTAAAAGTGCCGCAGTCACAGAGCTGTCCACACCACCGCTAACTGCACAAAGTACCTTGTGGGTGCCTACTATTTTTCTTATCTCTTCTATCTTATTTTTAGCGAAGCTTCCCATATTCCATGTACTCTCGCAGCCGCAGATATATTTAGCGAAATTCTTTAGAATTTGCGTGCCGTATTCGCTATGTTGCACCTCTGCGTGGAACTGTATCGCATAAAATTTACGTTTATCATCGCCAAAAGCACAATAAGGTGAATTCTCACTAACAGCGATCACTTCAAAGCCCTCTGGCAAGTCCTTTACATAGTCACTATGACTCATCCATACGATTTGTTTTGAAGGTGTATCTTTAAATAGCTCATGCTCTTTAATAACGCTAAGCTCAGCCTTGCCATACTCTTTTTGATCAGCTGCTAAAACCTCAGCCCCATGCGTGTGAGCAAGTAGTTGCATGCCGTAGCAAACGCCAAGTATAGGGATGTTTAACTCAAAGACACCGCTATCACAAAAATAAGCATCTTTAGCATAAACACTAGCTGGACCGCCACTTAAAATGATACCCTTTGGCTCTTTCGCTTTTATCTCACTAAGCTTTGCATTAAATGGCAAAATTTCAGTGTAGACGCCCTCTTCTCTTAGCCTTCTAGCTATTAGCTGAGTGTATTGCGAACCAAAATCCAAAACTATAATCGTATTGTTCATTTATAACCTTTTAAAAATAGATATGAAAAATTTCAAACTGCACATACCAAACAATGATCGATACGATATATCCTAGAACCACCATCCAAGCGTATTTCATATGTGCACCAAAGGTATAAATTCCTTTTAATTTACCCATTACTCCAACACCAGCTGCTGAACCAAAGCTGATCATCGAACCGCCGATACCAGCAGTTAGTGTCACTAGTAGCCACTGACTCATTGCCTCGCCTGCATCAGCTCCCATTGCTGGATTTGCTTTTAAAACAGCTGACATAACAGGGACGTTATCAACGATCGCTGAAAGGAAGCCAACGCCAATATTTACAGCAGTTGAGCCAAATTTATCATAAAGCGATACAGCGTAATTTAAAAATCCAGCAAAATGAAGAGCGCCAACTGCAGCTAAAATTCCAAAGAAGAAAAATAGTGTGTTGTTTTCGATCTTTGACATATAGTGAAATACATGCATTGGCTCTTCGCTTTTGTGAGCTTTTTTGAAATAGTAAGTATAAAGACTAAGTAGTGAGAAACCAAACATCATGCCCCACATCGCTGGTAAGTGAAAAAGCTGGTGCATCATAACTGCACAAAAGATAGTAAATGCGCCTATAAAAATAACCGCTTTACCGCCTTTTTTCATAACCACTTTTGGCTCGTTTGCCACATCAAAATGTGGTGCAGTACTTGGCACCACGCGAGAAAGTAAAAATGCCGTTACAAACCAACCTACGATAGATGCTGGGAAAAGTGCGAAAAAATCGACAAACGGCGCTTTTCCAGCAGCCCAAGCCATAAGCGTAGTGATATCGCCAAATGGACTCCATGCTCCACCTGCATTTGCTGCAACGACGATGTTTATCGCACCAGCCACTAGGAAATTTGTATTATTTCTATCTATCGTTAGAAGAACGGTTGAAAGAATAAGCGCTGTTGTTAGGTTATCAGCTACTGGGCTTATAAAAAATGCCAAAATACCAGTTAGCCAAAACAGCTTTCTATAAGTATAGCCTTTTGATACGAGATTATATTTAAGTGCGTTAAATACGTCTCTTTCTATAAGTGCTTCGATAAATGTCATCGCCACCATCAAGAAAAATACTATCTGAGCGATCTCTAAAATCAGGTGATTTACCTCATGTTCAAGCGAATGCACATCCATGCCATTTATAAGCATATAAACACCGATAAGTAGGAACATAAACGTACCGATAAAAATAGCAGGTTTTGCTTTGTCGATATGGAAATTTTCTTCTGCTGCTATAAAAAAATATCCAACAACAAAAATTATAAGCGATAAAATTCCTGCCCATGTAGTAGTTAAGTCAATAGCTGCGGTTTCTCCATCAGCACCAAAAGCCATCGCGAAAAACAAGCCTAGAAGTCCAAAAAACCTCATTATACTCTCCTTGTAGAATAAAAAATCTTGGTATATTACTTAAATGAGCCTAAAAATTAGGTTAGTTAAAATTATTAAGCTTACATTACATTTTTATTTAAATACGAAAATTTTACTAGATTTTGTTTATCTTGTCAGTTTTCTTTTCTTTTACTGGAGCATTTCCATAAAATGGATCATCTTTATAGCCACAACCGCTAAATGCAAAAAGAGTAAAAATTAAAATAAAAGATGATAAGATAAGCCCATGAAAAACGCTAAATTTTTGATAAATACTATTCACGAAAATCCTTTGTATAAAGAAAAATTAAGCATGGCAAATGAGTGCCAACAGCTTTTAGAGCTTATGGGGAAAGCAAAACGATTTTATATAGCTTTTTGCTACGTTAGAGAAGGTGTTTTGACCTTTGTTCTTACTCATCCCACTGGGCTTTTAGAGCTTAGGCGTGATAGTAGTATAAATGATATAAAAAGGTTATTAAAAACCTTTTGCAATTTTAATAAAAATAGCGTTTTTAACAGCATTCTTACTCCAAAACCTATTAACGAAATCAACTATACAAAGAACAAAAAAGAAGAAAATATAAGATTTGTCGTGAGCAAATTTTTAAAATTTTTTAATCAAAAAGAGCAAAGTGCCATCTTTTATGCGCCAGCTAGTAAAGGCGAGTTTAAAAATTTAGCAAAAGACGAGCAAATACACCAAAAATTTGAAGAGCTAAGAGAAATTTTGCTCAAGAAAAATAAGCAGGCAAGATGCTAATAGACGAGATAAGAACGCTTCCAAACGAGCCTGGCGTATACCAGTATTTTGACGCGCAAAATAGACTCTTATACGTTGGCAAGGCCAAAATTTTAAAAAATAGGGTCAAAAGCTACTTTAAATTTACCCCAAGCCTAGCTCCGGCTGAAAAACTAAGCCCTAGAATTTCAAAGATGATAAGCGAGGCGGTGCATCTTGAATACATCGTCACACCAAGCGAAGCAGACGCTCTAATACTTGAAAATTCTTTCATCAAGCAGCTTAAGCCAAAATACAACATCTTGCTTCGTGACGACAAGACCTACCCTTATATTTTTATAAATTTAAATGATGATTTTCCAAGATTTGAGATCACTAGAAAGGTGGTAAAAGGCTCGAATATCCGCTATTTTGGGCCATATTTTAGTGGAGCTAGCGAGCTACTTGAGGCACTTTATCTAAATTTCAACCTCGTTCAGAAAAAATCCTGCATCAAAGGCAAAAAAGCCTGCCTTTTTTATCAGCTAAAACGCTGCTATGCCCCGTGTGAAGGCAAAATTTCAAAAGAAAACTACGCTAAGATCGTAAACGAAGCTATCGCGGCCTTACAAAATCCAAATTTGCTCATCGCTCGCCTTGAAGAGCTCATGCTAAACTACGCCAAGGCCGAAGACTACGAGCAAGCAGCCGCGACTAGAGATAAGATGCAAACGCTTAAAAATATGCAAACAAAGGTCGAGGTCGATCTTGCCAAGCTTGAGGACTTTGAGGCATACTCGGTCGCTTGCGTGCACGATATGATCTGTGCGGTGAGATTTAGCGTGCAAAGTGGCAAGATAACAGGCGTAAAAACCGATATCACGCAGGCTAAAAACGCCCAAAATGACGAGAAAAACGAGGCTTATAAACAGGCTATTTTAAAAAGCTTCATAGCCGGTCAGCCGATAATCACGACCAAAATTTACGTACACGAGGACTTTGAAGATAGCAAGCTGGTGGAGGAGATTTTAAACGAGAGGTTTGGGCGTAAATTTAGCATCACTTGCCCAAAAATAGGCGACAAACGTAAAATTTGTGAGATCGCCACCAAAAACGCCGAAGTTAGCATCGAAAAATATCTAAAAATGCACGATAATGAGCTACTAAATGAGATAAAAGAGTACTTTAATCTAGCTCACACGCCTTATGTGGTCGAAGCATATGACAACTCACACCTTTTTGGCGAGGCAAGTGTCGGAGCGATGGTGCGCTATGAACACGGCGAGTGGGCGAAGCAAAACTACCGCCACATGCATCTAAACTCTAAAAACGACTACGATCAGATGAAAGAGAGCCTAACAGCTAGGGCGCTTAGGTTTGACAAGCTTAGCCCACCTGATCTTTGGGTCATTGACGGCGGCGAGGTGCTTTTAAATTTAGCCTGTGAAATTTTAGCAAGCAGTGGCGCAAACGTCGATATCATCGCTATCTCAAAAGAAAAAATAGATGCCAAAGCTCACCGTGCAAAGGGCGAGGCAAAGGATAAAATTTATACAAAAAATGGCAGTTTTAGCCTAAGCACGAGCGATAAAAAGCTGCAGTTTTTCCAAAAAATGCGTGATGAGAGCCATAGATTTGTCATCAGTTTTCACAGAAAAACAAGGCAGAAAAACGATATGCAAAGATCAATTCTAAAGCAAGCTGGTGTATCTGAGGGCAGTATCGCGAAATTAATAAGCTTTTACGGAAGTTTTGATAAAATCAGCGAAGCAAATTTAGACGAAGTGGCAAAAATAACAAATAAAAGCGTAGCAGAAAAGCTTGCAGTACTCAAAGAAGGAAATTTGAAGTGATAATATATGATGAAAATTTAAAAATATCTGCGATAACGCAAGATTCACTTGAGCTATTGGGTTTTGATAGTTTAGATGATTTTTTGTTGCAATACAAAGATATAAGCGAGCTAGTCATAACAAGCCAAGAAAGTACAAACTACAGCTTCTTAGAATTTTTACAAAATACGAAAGATAATAGTGCTAGAGTAAATTTAAAAAGAAAAGATGGTGGTGCGATCTTACTAGAAGCGAGACTGCAAAATGCTATTTTAAAAAATGGTGAAAAATTTTTTATCGTTCTTTTAGAGAAGCAAGACATAATAAACAACCAAAATCTAATAGCAGCAGTAAAAGTAAAACCTACATTAAGACTGCCTGTTTTTAAACTAAACGCATGGTATCTTTTTGACACACAGACACAATCACTTATCGATGATTCCTGGTTTGAAACATCGCTTAAAATACTAAATTTAAATAAAAAAGATTTTGCATCCTATTTAAATATATTTTTGCATAACGCAAGAGAAATTCTTATCCAGATCCAATCAGCCATAATTGCAAAAGATGAGATAATGCTCAAAAAATACGTAGATGAGATAAGAGAAGCTGCATTAAATTTAAAGCTTAATAATCTAGCAAATGAGCTTAATGCTCTTTTAGATAACAATCAAAATGGAAAGATGAAAGAGATGTCTCTTTTTACCAAAAGACTAATTGAGATAGAAAATATCGTCAAAAAATATAGCAAAAAGAGTATCAATGAAAAATAATAAATTTTATATATTGCTAGCGCCAATAATAATTTCAGCGATCTTTTGCGCATATAGCGGAAATGAAAGCTATAAAAATTTTACAGATCTAAAAGATCTAAATGAAAAACTATATAAACAATCCTTAGTATTTCAAACTATAAGATCTGTAATACAAGAGCACGATACGCTAATAGGCAAAAGCCAAGAAGATATAAAAAAGTTGCGAGATAGCACCTTAAAAAATACACAAAAATTTATAAATTCTATAAGAAAAGACGATCGCACTGAGATACGAAATGTAAATAAATTAAAAGAATTGCTAGCAAATCTAAACCAAAATGATAAATTTGATGAACTATTTTACGAATTTTTCCAAAATATAAATGGAGAAATAGATAGCGATTTTAAACAAGACTTAGACCGAGACTTTCCGCTTATAATAAAAGCTTATGCCGCAACTTTAAGTAAAATTTACAATCAACTCTCTTTAGCAAACAATACTAAATACTACGTAAAAAATATCTTTATAAATGGCCTTTTATTTTCAATAAACAATGATGTGAGAGAAAATATATATTCCGTAAAGGACAACACGCCAAATCTTGATATGCTTCCAAAAAGTGAGCTAAAAGAGAATATTTACAAAGACTTTAATCAGTTTGAAGCCAACTATCAAGCTAAAAAAATAAGAGAAGCTAAAGCCAAGATCGCATTTTCTGAAAAGCTAAATATCGAAGATATCATCTTAATAAAACAGTATGAAGATGATAAATTTATACTTTTATTAGATAGTGCCATAAACATAAAAAATGAGCTACTAGAACTTACCGAGAGCGAGAAAATAAACTTTGGCATAAAGACCTTTTTCGAGTTTTTACTTTGTGGCTTGCTCATTTTATCTTTGCTTGGTATTTCTGCTAGGTTGAAATTTTTAAAGGTACTTATCGATAAGTCAAAATACATATCAAACTATATCCTATCATCAAAAGAGACAAGTGCGGATAATGCGATATCAAAGCTTATAAAAGCTTATGAAGATCTAAAAGAAACCTATATAAAAGATAGCAGCTTTTTTCAGATAAAAGATAGATATATTTTATCAGTTAGCAAGAAGCTAGAGTCTATCAATAAGGAAATTTTTACATCGACCGCGGCTTTAAAAATAGAAACAAATAATAGCAAAAAGCAAGTATTTATAGACACGATAGAAAAAAATGCAAATATCATGACCTCGCTTTATAACAATGCTAAAAATATCTCAAATGTTAAAAAATATAGCGAATGCAATAAAACCGAGATATTTGATCCTCAAAAAAGCTTTGAAGAAATTTTGCAAGCAAATATCGTCTATTCGCAAAGCAAAAAGATAAATTTTATAAGCTACCTTGATCCAAGCCTTACAAATGAACTAGAAGGAAATCTAAATTCATTAAAAACCGCATTTAACTCTATCTTTTTGGCATCTTTATCAATGTCTTTAAGACATCAAAATATTATCATCGCTATCAAAAAAGTTCAAAAAGAGTTTGATAGAAGCGGACTTTGTTCTGTAAGCTTTAGCATAAAAAATAGCTCAGCTGCCATGAGTGAAAAGCAAATTTCAGATATATTTTCAGATGATGAGAATAGCTTAAATAATGATGAGAGCGAGTTTTATCTAAAAATCGCTCAAATTTATTTAAAAAATTTAGAAAGTAAGCTGGAGATTAACTCGTTTCCAAGTATTGGCAATGAGTTTAAATTTGTAGTCATTTTTAAAACAACATCGAATTATAAAGACTTTGATATAAAATGCAATCATAAATTAGCATTCTTACAAGACGTAAATGTCGCTTACAACGAAGCTTTTGAGCAGACTACAAAAGACCTTGGGCTCAAAGTGGATATGTTAACAAGTGCTAATCCATCTATTACAAAAAATTATGATGCTATATTTTTAAGAAACACCAATAAGCAAGGTCAAGATATTAAAAATCCGCTCATTTTAAAAGATCCGCTAACTCCATTAAGCATCACAAGGCTACTTTGCTTAGGCGAAGCTGATATCATGAATAAAAATTTAAACGATAAACCAAAAATTTTAATCTGCGATACTAATGAAATTTACATAGGTATAACAGCAAGTGGTTTTAGTAAATTTAACTGTGAAGTTGTGGGAGTTTGTAATAAAAAAGATCTAAAACAAGCCATAAAGCAGGGCGATTTTGACCTTATATTTGTTGGCTCAAAATTTTTCGAAGCTGAAAAAAATAGCCTTCAAAAAAATCTTGATCTTATAAAAGCAGCCATACAAAATGCGAAAATTCCAATTATACTAATGCTTTCAAATACTTCAAATATAGATGGAGAGAGTGTCAAAGAATACTTTAATGCTTATATAAAAACGCCAATAAATAGCGACGAACTGGCTCAAATTTTTAGAAAATTTTTGCCAAATTTTGGCGAGATTGCAATAGACGAAAGCTATCTAGCAAAAAGCGAAAATATTATTTTATTTAAGAAATCGCCAATGGAAAATAAAATATTTAGCTCAGCTTTAGGAGAATTTTACAACACACTTGAAACCACAAATAGCTTTGATGAGCTATTAACAAAGATAAAAACCAAAACTTACGGTATCGTTCTTATAGATGAAAACGTAAAAGGCTTCAACTACGAAGAGCTAACAAGAGTTGTTGATAAGATAAGACAAAGCCAAAAGGTTGATACAAGAGTGCTGATATTTGGCGCACAAGAAAGAAGTGAATTTCCTTTTGTAAAAGTGCTAGCTAAAAATATCACAAAAGCAGAGCTTTCAGCTACAGTAAGAGAGCAAATCGATTCTATGGGCACTAGCTATGCCAAAAGCTCTTATGAATTTATTAAGTTTAACGCCTAAAACTCTTTTGCGTTATTTTTAAATACATTTAGCACGCTTGCTCGTTTATGGCAAATTTCGGCGTATTCTCTTTCGCTCTTTGAGTCATAAACTATACCAGCTCCAGCCCCCACAAATACATCACTAAAGCCATTTTCACTTGGCACAAATATGGCTGATCGAATAAGAATAGCAACCTGAGCATCGCCATTAAAATGTAAAAATCCAATGCCGCCGCCATAGATATTTCGCTCAGAAATTTCAAGCTCATTGATTATCTGCATAGCTCTTATTTTTGGGGCACCACTTAGCGTGCCAGCTGGAAAAATACTAGCTAAGACGTCAAAAAGATCAAGCCCTTTGGCGCACTTGCCATAGACATCGCTTACGATATGAATTACTTTTTCATATTTTTGGATATGCATAGCATTTTTTACAGCTACGCTTTTTGGTTCCGAAACCCTGCCGATGTCATTTCTAGCAAGATCAATTAGCATTTTGTGCTCAGCCAGTTCCTTTTCGTCACTTAAAAGCTCACTTTCAAGTGCTGCATCTGCATTTGCATCGCTTCCTCTAGGCCTTGTGCCTGCAATTGGTGCCACAAAAATTTGCTCACTTTTCATCTCAAAAACAAGCTCTGGCGAAGAGCCAACCACATCGCCATAAGGTGTAGGAAAATGAAACATATATGGGCTTGGATTTGTAAGTGAGAGCTTTTTATAAAATTCCAAACTGCTCATATTCGTTGAAATTTCAAGCAACTCACCAAGCACCACCTGAAAGACATCGCCACTTCTTATATACTCTTTTGCTAATTCAACCATATCCTCAAAGTGTTTCTTTTCTTTACTAAGATCAGCTCTTATACTAAATTTACTCTGCTCTTTACTTTTGCATTCAACTTTCGCATCAAGCAAAAAGTCGTAATATTTTTTCTTATCTCCATAGAATGTATAAATTTTACTCATCTTATCAAAGTGTAGATAGGCCTTTGCATCGGCATAGATAAATTTTGGAAATTCATACTTTTTAGCTTTCTCTTCTCCGATATATTCAAAATATCTCACACCATCATAAGCAAAAACACCAAAGAGTCCCGCAAAAGGAGCTAGTGATTTGTTGCTATTTGTATCAAAGTAGCTTCTAAGTCCATAAAAATCCATATCCTTTTCATCTATATAATCGCAATCAATGCCAATTATCGTCTGTGTCTTATCTTCAGCTAAATAGCTATTTTTAAATTTTTCTCTAATCGCTTCATAATAAAAAAGCGGCTGTTCTAAAAGCATTTTTTCCCTTTTTGATTTTTGGGTGATTATAAAGAAAAATCGCTTTTAGTTTTTAAAATTTTTACTAAATTTTTAAATTTATGCCCAAATTTCACCTTTTTACTATTTTTTTAACACCGCTTGGCTAAAATTTGGCACTCGTAAAAGGAAATTTATGCTTTTTGTTGAACTTTTTATAATTGGTATCGGCGTTGGATACATCGCTGGCTTTTTTGGCATCGGTGGTGGCACAGTCGTTGTTCCTATAATGGTCGCCTTTGGATATGACATAAAAACTGCTATTGGCATAAGCGTTATGCAAATGATATTTAGTGCGACATTTGGCTCATACCTAAACTACAAAGCTGGACTTTTAAAACTAAACCGCGGTGTATTTTTAGGTCTTGGAGGATTGGTCGGAGCTAGCTTTAGTGGCATAATCGTATCTCATACACCTGAGCTCTTACTCGAACTGCTCTTGCTTGCAACTTTTATCTTTTCACTCATAAAACTATACTTCACGCCAAATAGTGATGGTACAAATGCGAACAACTCAGTGTTTTTGCTATTTCTAGTTGGTTTTTTCATAGGTGCATTTGCCATTAGTATAGGCATAGGTGGTGGGGTTTTTATAGCTCCTATTTTAGTTGGCTTTTTGCGCTATGATATAAAAAAAGCCGTTTCAATGGGTGTATTTTTCGTGATGTTTGCAGCCATTTCAGGCTTTATCTCACTATCTTTAAACGGACACATCTCTTATTTAGAGGGTACATTCCTAGGACTTGGCTCACTAATAGGAGCCTACTTTGGCACCAAGAAAACACAAGCCATGGACAAAAAAGCACTTAAAAAGTGGTTTTTACTCTTTTACATAGCGATGATAATTCTAATCTTAAAAGATATGATATTTGGCTAAATCAAAAATTTAAGGCTAGGCTAGCTAGTCTTAAATTTCCTCAAAAAAGTAGGCTTCGCTTAATTTAAAAGCAAGCTTATCTAGTTCGTCTTTACTTAAATTTACGCTCTTTGCGATATCTTTTAAACTAGCTTTGCCATCAAATTTTAAGGCGATTTTGATCTCTTCATGGCTTAAGCTTAGCTTGCCATTTAGCTCATTTGCCAAAGAGATAACTGGTGAGCTAGCATTTAAAAAATACTTAAGATACGCAGCAGCTCTAGGCTTTAGTTTGGTTTTACTAGGCTCATAAGCGAGTGCTACAAGCTTTGATGAAGAGATTTTTGTATTTGCGTCATTTAAAATTTCAAGCAGTCCCACAAAAGCTTCATTTGCATTCTCGCCAAGTGCCGCCTTTACTTCACTTAAATTTAAGCTTTGTGGATAGCTTTTGCTTAAAATTTCTTGCGTTTTTGTCCTTGGCTGCTCGCTAAAATATGAAAAATAAATTCTATCGAGCTCACTCTCTCCAAGCACTGCATCAAAGTCCTCAGCACCGCCAAGCCTCTCCTTGTGAGCGATGAGACTTTTTCTAAATGATCTATTAAACAA
This window harbors:
- a CDS encoding sulfite exporter TauE/SafE family protein produces the protein MLFVELFIIGIGVGYIAGFFGIGGGTVVVPIMVAFGYDIKTAIGISVMQMIFSATFGSYLNYKAGLLKLNRGVFLGLGGLVGASFSGIIVSHTPELLLELLLLATFIFSLIKLYFTPNSDGTNANNSVFLLFLVGFFIGAFAISIGIGGGVFIAPILVGFLRYDIKKAVSMGVFFVMFAAISGFISLSLNGHISYLEGTFLGLGSLIGAYFGTKKTQAMDKKALKKWFLLFYIAMIILILKDMIFG